From one Anopheles cruzii chromosome 3, idAnoCruzAS_RS32_06, whole genome shotgun sequence genomic stretch:
- the LOC128272742 gene encoding scavenger receptor class B member 1: MRDFASIFGGQYQSIFGGASSGCGNAGIECGSSSSSGGGGGGCTPQRRRSESLGPFRRRLRSELSLLDYFFHQPKHGRHTRYPNRTFMLMAAGFMFIICGTVLHILDPYLLIFKWKLKFQEGSEIFNLWRTPPVDLYIKIYLFNVTNAEDFLAGRAEKMQIEEVGPYVYRELMSHDELVFNDNGTVSTKPHHPLIFQKSLSGNLREDDVFMMPNIALLSIAHVASKKPYFLRWPINMLVRQTEVQPLERQTAREFMYGYPTTLTTLGNTFLPHWISFDKVGLIDRMYDFDDDFETFYTGESSAGMSGLYDTYLGSPDLAQWDGKHCSNIRNASDGTKFKSFIEPTDQLLFFRKSMCRPQRLIQNGTDYEVDGLKATRFVFERNALDNGEYDPRNKCYCRKGHCLPRGLIDVTSCYYGFPIALSYPHFLDADPKVLAHVNGSRPDPVAHQSHFMINPVSGLPLQLSVKFQINMVLDDLSGITHCERFSNLVVPALWFEITMPGLPKTLLSRFIFYLKILPVGDLVVKHGLLAFGGILLLVAITKVSLTLSSAYSSAYRISNELRESLW; encoded by the exons ATGCGCGACTTTGCGAGCATCTTCGGCGGCCAGTACCAGTCGATCTTCGGCGGGGCCTCGTCGGGCTGCGGTAATGCAGGCATCGAGTGTGGCAGCTCGTCGTCCTccggcggaggtggtggtggctgcacCCCGCAGCGTCGGCGCTCCGAAAGCCTTGGCCCGTTCCGGAGGCGGCTCCGGTCCGAGCTGTCCCTGCTCGACTACTTCTTCCACCAACCGAAACATGGACGACACACGCGCTACCCGAATC GAACGTTCATGCTGATGGCCGCCGGCTTTATGTTCATCATCTGCGGCACAGTACTACACATTCTCGATCCCTATCTGCTAATATTCAAATGG AAACTAAAGTTCCAGGAGGGATCGGAAATATTCAACCTATGGCGAACCCCGCCGGTCGATTTGTACATCAAGATTTACCTGTTCAACGTGACGAACGCGGAAGACTTCCTTGCGGGGCGCGCTGAGAAGATGCAGATAGAAGAAGTGGGCCCGTACGTGTACCG GGAACTGATGTCACACGATGAGTTGGTGTTTAACGATAATGGAACGGTATCGACCAAACCGCACCACCCGTTAATCTTCCAGAAGAGTCTTTCCGGCAACCTGAGAGAGGACGACGTGTTTATGATGCCAAATATTGCGCTGCTG AGCATAGCCCACGTAGCTTCCAAAAAGCCGTACTttctccggtggccgatcaATATGCTGGTAAGGCAAACGGAAGTTCAGCCCCTGGAGCGGCAGACAGCACGAGAGTTCATGTACGGCTACCCAACGACCCTGACCACCCTGGGCAACACGTTCCTGCCCCACTGGATATCGTTCGACAAAGTCGGCCTTATCGATCGG ATGTACGACTTCGACGACGACTTTGAGACGTTCTACACCGGTGAATCGTCGGCCGGCATGTCCGGGTTGTACGACACTTACCTGGGGTCGCCCGATCTAGCCCAGTGGGATGGCAAGCACTGCAGCAACATAAGAAACGCGTCCGACGGCACCAAATTCAAGAGCTTCATTGAACCCACCGACCAGCTGCTGTTCTTCCGGAAGAGCATGTGCCGGCCGCAGCGACTG ATCCAGAATGGAACGGACTACGAGGTGGACGGCCTGAAGGCGACCAGATTTGTGTTCGAGAGAAACGCTCTGGATAATGGCGAGTACGATCCGCGCAACAAGTGCTACTGTCGGAAAG GCCACTGCTTACCGCGCGGGCTGATCGATGTAACGAGCTGCTATTACGGGTTTCCGATCGCACTCAGCTACCCACACTTTCTCGATGCCGACCCGAAGGTGCTGGCCCACGTGAACGGTTCCCGGCCAGACCCGGTGGCCCATCAGAGCCACTTCATGATCAATCCC GTTTCGGGGCTCCCGCTGCAGCTGTCCGTGAAGTTCCAGATCAACATGGTGCTCGATGATCTGAGCGGCATCACGCACTGTGAGAGGTTCTCCAATCTCGTCGTACCCGCGCTGTGGTTCGAAATT ACGATGCCAGGACTGCCGAAAACGCTGCTATCGCGGTTCATATTCTACCTCAAAATCCTGCCCGTCGGCGATCTGGTGGTGAAGCATGGTTTGCTCGCATTCGGCggcatcctgctgctggtggccatcaCGAAGGTGTCGCTGACACTGTCCTCGGCCTACTCGTCGGCCTATCGCATTTCGAACGAGCTGCGCGAAAGCTTATGGTAG